One Rhizobium sp. 9140 genomic region harbors:
- a CDS encoding glutamine synthetase family protein, translating to MNELTRPQAMIGKQTDSVGRSGFVERIGLATPEREEALGALVARIAELDLEVIRIAFVDVHGQLRIRPVEAGHFRSVARNGMPFGTALFAMDSANFIFQNVFSEDGGFGRKDMGGAGDMLAVPDLSTFRVLPWAHKTGWILSDIYLKSGDRCPFDPRGSMQRACADLAARGYGFVGGVEVECHIFKVDDPKLSLENCSHPPVPASVSPIRHGYQYMSEFVSDEMEFVLKPLRRALLDVGLPLRTAECEWGPGQVEITLDPLNNVEAADAMILLRSTVKQVARRMGLLASFMTKPGLPNVYSSGWHLHQSLSHSQSGINAFSSATDSISEVGLGFIAGLLEHAPAATAFSNPTINGYKRLNGNALAPQRAIWSDDNKAAMLRLVGGIGDPATHLENRSGEPAANPYLYMASQIYAGLDGIDRKLDPGPALSDPYAQTDKPALPKNLNEAVEALDSSSFFRAKLGDDVVNHFISTKRSEIGRFQSYVTDWEQGEYFEMF from the coding sequence ATGAACGAGCTTACCCGTCCACAGGCAATGATCGGAAAGCAGACGGATTCCGTGGGGCGCAGCGGATTTGTCGAACGCATCGGACTGGCGACGCCGGAGCGCGAGGAAGCGCTTGGCGCTCTGGTCGCCCGGATCGCCGAACTCGACCTGGAGGTGATCCGCATCGCCTTTGTCGATGTCCACGGCCAGCTGCGGATTCGGCCGGTCGAAGCCGGGCATTTCCGTTCGGTCGCGCGCAACGGCATGCCGTTCGGCACGGCCCTGTTTGCGATGGACAGCGCCAACTTCATTTTTCAGAACGTGTTCTCCGAGGACGGCGGCTTCGGCCGCAAGGATATGGGCGGCGCGGGCGACATGCTGGCGGTTCCCGATCTATCGACCTTTCGCGTCCTGCCATGGGCGCACAAGACCGGCTGGATCCTGTCCGATATCTACCTGAAGAGCGGCGACCGCTGTCCCTTCGATCCGCGCGGCAGCATGCAGCGCGCCTGTGCGGATCTGGCCGCGCGGGGCTACGGCTTCGTGGGCGGCGTCGAGGTGGAGTGCCACATCTTCAAGGTCGACGATCCCAAGCTCAGCCTTGAGAACTGTAGCCATCCTCCCGTACCCGCATCGGTCTCCCCGATCCGCCATGGCTACCAGTACATGTCGGAATTCGTCAGCGACGAGATGGAATTCGTTCTGAAGCCGCTGCGGCGTGCCTTGCTGGACGTCGGTCTCCCCCTGCGTACGGCAGAGTGCGAATGGGGTCCGGGACAGGTCGAAATCACGCTCGACCCGCTGAACAATGTCGAGGCGGCGGATGCCATGATCCTCCTGCGGTCCACCGTCAAGCAGGTCGCGCGCCGCATGGGATTGCTGGCGAGCTTCATGACCAAGCCGGGCCTCCCGAACGTCTATTCCTCCGGCTGGCATCTCCATCAGTCGCTGAGCCACAGCCAGTCCGGCATCAATGCCTTCTCCTCCGCAACCGACAGTATTTCGGAGGTCGGCCTCGGCTTCATCGCCGGATTGCTCGAACATGCGCCGGCCGCAACGGCGTTTTCCAATCCGACGATCAACGGCTACAAGCGCCTGAACGGCAACGCGCTGGCGCCCCAGCGCGCCATCTGGTCGGATGACAACAAGGCCGCGATGCTGCGTCTGGTCGGCGGGATCGGCGATCCGGCGACGCATCTGGAAAACCGCTCCGGCGAACCCGCCGCCAATCCCTATCTCTACATGGCATCGCAGATCTATGCCGGCCTCGACGGGATCGATCGCAAGCTCGATCCGGGTCCCGCCCTGTCCGACCCCTATGCCCAGACGGACAAGCCGGCGCTGCCGAAGAACCTCAACGAGGCCGTCGAGGCTCTCGACAGCTCAAGCTTCTTCCGTGCAAAGCTCGGAGACGACGTGGTGAACCATTTCATATCGACGAAGAGAAGCGAGATCGGCCGGTTCCAGTCCTATGTCACGGATTGGGAGCAGGGGGAATATTTCGAGATGTTCTGA
- a CDS encoding NAD-dependent epimerase/dehydratase family protein, whose translation MTRVIVIGATGHVGTYLVPALVEAGHEVVAISRGVAEPYQANAAWRQVERLQMDREALEHAGTFGKDIRSLKPDIVIDMICFTKPSAEMLVEALSGHVGHFLHTGTIWTHGTSVAVPTVEDAPKYPFGDYGVQKAEIEAYLLRKAHVDGFPATILHPGHIVGPGWTPLNPQGNFNPQVFSMLARGETLVLPNFGLETVHHVHAEDIARLFMAAISSHATALGESFHAVSDKALTLRGYAESMSRWFGHEPNLEFLPYDQWAAGQSADDAKATWEHIARSPNCSMEKALRLLGFVPRHTSLQAVQEAVAWHIANSKGEGSRAE comes from the coding sequence ATGACCCGTGTGATCGTGATCGGAGCAACGGGGCATGTCGGGACCTACCTCGTCCCCGCCCTCGTAGAAGCGGGCCATGAGGTGGTTGCCATCAGTCGTGGCGTGGCTGAGCCCTACCAGGCGAACGCGGCATGGCGTCAGGTCGAACGTCTGCAAATGGATCGGGAGGCGCTGGAGCACGCCGGCACTTTTGGCAAGGACATCCGGTCTCTGAAGCCCGACATCGTCATCGACATGATTTGCTTCACCAAACCCAGCGCTGAAATGCTGGTTGAAGCTCTGTCCGGTCACGTCGGTCATTTCCTTCACACAGGCACGATCTGGACCCACGGCACGTCCGTTGCTGTTCCCACCGTTGAGGACGCACCAAAATATCCGTTCGGCGACTATGGGGTGCAGAAGGCAGAGATTGAAGCTTACCTCTTGAGGAAGGCGCATGTGGACGGGTTTCCAGCGACCATTCTTCATCCCGGGCACATCGTCGGTCCTGGCTGGACCCCGCTCAATCCGCAGGGCAACTTCAATCCGCAGGTGTTTTCGATGCTGGCGCGCGGTGAGACGCTTGTCCTGCCGAACTTCGGCCTGGAGACCGTCCATCATGTCCATGCAGAAGATATCGCCCGCTTGTTCATGGCGGCCATTTCCTCCCATGCAACGGCACTCGGTGAGAGCTTCCACGCCGTTTCCGACAAGGCGCTGACGCTGCGCGGATATGCCGAGAGCATGTCGCGCTGGTTCGGTCATGAACCGAACCTGGAATTCCTTCCCTATGACCAATGGGCGGCTGGCCAGAGCGCTGACGACGCGAAAGCCACATGGGAGCATATTGCGCGCAGCCCGAACTGCTCGATGGAAAAGGCGCTGCGCCTCCTTGGCTTCGTCCCCCGGCACACATCGCTGCAAGCCGTACAGGAAGCGGTCGCGTGGCATATTGCAAATTCCAAAGGAGAAGGCTCACGCGCCGAGTAA
- the serA gene encoding phosphoglycerate dehydrogenase: MPLQLSLARDRISVLLLEGISQSAVDYFKACGYTNLVHLPKALDDKDLKAHIADAHIIGIRSRTQLTEEIFESARKLMAVGCFSVGTNQVDLDAARHRGIPVFNAPYSNTRSVAELVIGEIIMLTRQIFPRSASAHQGGWEKSAVGSHEVRGKTLGIVGYGNIGSQLSALAESMGMVVRYFDLSDRLRRGNSESMASLGELLDISDYVTMHVPETASTHNMITEAELRRMKKGAIFINNSRGTVVDLDALANVLKDGHLAGAAVDVFPKEPASNNERFESPLQGLDNVILTPHVGGSTEEAQERIGGEVARKLVEYSDIGSTMGAVNFPQVQLPERPNGTRFIHVHENRPGMLNRLNEIFSSRGVNIIAEFLQTHGDTGYVVIEVESVNEAADDILQVLREIPGTIRTRLLY, translated from the coding sequence ATGCCTCTCCAACTCTCTCTCGCGCGCGATCGAATCTCCGTGCTCCTGCTCGAAGGCATCAGCCAGAGTGCCGTGGATTATTTCAAGGCGTGTGGATACACCAACCTTGTGCATCTGCCCAAAGCACTCGATGACAAGGATCTTAAAGCCCATATCGCCGATGCGCATATCATCGGCATCCGGTCTCGGACGCAACTGACGGAAGAGATCTTCGAGTCCGCCAGAAAGCTCATGGCCGTCGGTTGTTTCTCCGTCGGTACCAATCAGGTCGATCTGGACGCGGCGCGTCACCGCGGCATTCCGGTCTTCAACGCGCCTTATTCGAACACACGCTCGGTGGCCGAACTTGTGATCGGCGAGATCATCATGCTGACGCGGCAGATCTTTCCGCGTTCGGCATCTGCGCATCAGGGCGGATGGGAGAAATCCGCTGTCGGCAGCCACGAGGTTCGCGGAAAAACCCTCGGCATCGTCGGCTATGGCAATATCGGCTCGCAGCTGAGTGCGCTCGCGGAAAGCATGGGGATGGTGGTCCGCTATTTCGATCTCTCCGACAGGCTGCGCCGCGGCAATTCCGAATCGATGGCGTCGCTCGGCGAGCTCCTCGACATATCCGATTACGTGACGATGCACGTCCCGGAAACAGCCTCGACGCACAATATGATCACCGAAGCCGAGCTGCGCCGCATGAAGAAGGGCGCCATCTTCATCAACAACTCCCGCGGCACAGTGGTCGATCTGGATGCCCTCGCGAACGTCCTGAAGGACGGCCATCTGGCAGGCGCCGCTGTCGATGTGTTTCCCAAAGAGCCGGCTTCCAACAACGAGCGTTTCGAAAGCCCGCTGCAGGGCCTGGACAATGTGATTCTGACACCGCATGTCGGCGGCTCGACCGAAGAGGCACAAGAGCGTATCGGCGGGGAAGTCGCCAGAAAGCTGGTCGAGTATTCCGACATCGGCTCGACGATGGGCGCCGTCAACTTTCCGCAGGTGCAGTTGCCCGAGCGCCCGAACGGGACGCGCTTCATCCATGTCCACGAAAACCGCCCCGGCATGCTCAACCGGTTGAACGAGATCTTCTCCTCGCGCGGGGTGAACATCATCGCCGAGTTCCTGCAGACCCACGGCGATACGGGTTACGTGGTCATCGAAGTCGAGAGCGTGAATGAGGCAGCAGACGACATCCTTCAGGTGCTGCGCGAGATACCCGGAACGATCAGAACGCGGTTGCTCTACTGA
- a CDS encoding alpha/beta fold hydrolase yields the protein MSGNPLSHPFAVSRRQVLVVGSTLSLPFALPAFGRSASRKPASPQPKGLEPMTHHFITTKDGVEIFTKDWGPNDAQPIVFHHGWPLSSDDWDAQMLFFVNKGYRVVAHDRRGHGRSSQVSDGHDMDHYAADASAVAEHLDLRNAVHIGHSTGGGEVARYVARYGQPQGRVAKAVLVSAVPPLMLKTETNPEGTAIEVFDGFRQALAANRAQFFLDVAAGPFYGFNRPDAKVSQGVIDNWWRQGMMGSAKAHYDGIEAFSETDQTEDLKAITVPTLVTQGDDDQIVPYKAAVEMQAKLIKGSVLKLYKGFPHGMLTTHADVINPDLLAFIKG from the coding sequence ATGTCCGGGAACCCGCTTTCGCACCCCTTCGCCGTGTCGCGCCGGCAAGTCCTCGTCGTCGGCTCCACCCTCTCTCTCCCCTTTGCCCTGCCGGCATTCGGCCGGAGCGCATCCCGCAAACCCGCTTCCCCTCAACCGAAAGGACTTGAACCCATGACCCATCATTTCATCACCACCAAGGACGGCGTCGAGATTTTCACTAAGGACTGGGGTCCGAATGACGCGCAGCCGATCGTCTTCCACCACGGCTGGCCGCTGTCGTCCGACGACTGGGATGCGCAGATGCTGTTCTTCGTCAACAAGGGCTACCGTGTCGTTGCCCATGACCGCCGGGGCCATGGCCGGTCGAGCCAGGTCAGCGACGGTCATGATATGGACCACTACGCCGCCGACGCGTCGGCCGTGGCCGAACATCTCGACCTGCGCAACGCCGTCCATATCGGCCATTCCACCGGCGGCGGCGAGGTTGCCCGCTATGTCGCGCGCTACGGCCAGCCGCAGGGCCGCGTTGCCAAGGCCGTTCTCGTCAGCGCCGTTCCGCCGCTGATGCTGAAGACCGAAACCAATCCGGAGGGAACCGCGATAGAGGTCTTTGACGGCTTCCGGCAGGCCTTAGCCGCCAATCGCGCCCAGTTCTTCCTCGATGTCGCCGCCGGCCCCTTCTACGGCTTCAACCGGCCGGATGCCAAGGTGTCGCAAGGCGTCATCGACAACTGGTGGCGTCAGGGCATGATGGGCAGCGCCAAGGCGCACTACGACGGCATCGAGGCTTTCTCCGAGACCGACCAGACGGAGGACCTGAAGGCGATCACCGTCCCGACGCTCGTGACCCAGGGCGACGACGACCAGATCGTCCCCTACAAGGCCGCCGTCGAGATGCAGGCCAAGCTGATCAAGGGCAGCGTCCTCAAGCTCTACAAGGGCTTTCCGCATGGCATGCTCACCACGCATGCCGATGTGATCAACCCGGATCTTCTGGCGTTCATCAAGGGCTGA
- a CDS encoding Dps family protein, giving the protein MDRIIAETHRKAPLATPTGLGTNATADISGALTALLADVFALYLKIKNFHWHMSGPHFRDYHLMLDEQGEQILAITDDIAERVRKIGGTTIRSVGHISRVQRLLDNDADFVTPADMLAELREDNITLVSLLKATHALCDEHGDIATASLIENWVDEAERRAWFLFESTRGAA; this is encoded by the coding sequence ATGGACCGCATCATCGCCGAGACGCATCGCAAGGCCCCGCTCGCAACGCCGACCGGGCTTGGCACCAATGCGACGGCCGACATTTCCGGCGCCCTCACGGCCCTTCTCGCCGATGTCTTCGCGCTCTACCTCAAGATCAAGAACTTCCATTGGCACATGAGCGGCCCGCACTTTCGCGACTACCACCTGATGCTCGACGAGCAAGGCGAGCAGATTCTTGCGATCACGGACGATATCGCCGAACGGGTCCGCAAGATCGGTGGCACGACCATCCGCTCCGTCGGCCACATCTCCCGCGTCCAGCGCCTTCTCGACAATGACGCGGATTTCGTCACACCGGCCGATATGCTGGCCGAACTTCGCGAGGACAACATTACGCTGGTGTCGCTGCTGAAGGCGACGCACGCGCTGTGCGACGAACATGGCGACATCGCCACCGCCAGCCTGATCGAGAACTGGGTCGACGAGGCGGAACGCCGCGCCTGGTTCCTGTTCGAAAGCACCCGTGGCGCCGCGTAA
- a CDS encoding sensor histidine kinase translates to MEEALQTHGLVNPKRRMSARHEGGILSLAALLAATVFYLDTFTDIHSALATLYVITVLLSAETLTEKGTLFLSAICGGLAIFSYLTAHGLQADLAATLRLTVALLALAITCALVIRNQRARLHLLRSNADLRSSEERYRTLFEQGRVALWERDYSKVREMLMRLREDGVRDLRAYAREHPAFIETCIACVPTIAANAAALELLGNVDPKVRAGDLRAIRRYIAQDDTTFLDLLVAIFEERRHFEGRGAIITADGTSKLVLLTVGFPRDAADFNRVVVGMFDITEREKAQKALFDAQAELALASRAATIGALSASLAHELNQPLGAVIVNAQTLLRWLDRDPPDLAAVFRSAERIVRDSQRASDIIQSTRSMLGNRTPAFERVLLPDLVLETRTLLDNEIARARTILDVDAKAATPVVRAARIELQQVLINLITNSLHAMAATPEAERRIWVTIDATDAAGAVVRVRDNGPGLSPEVFKNLFKPFCTTKETGLGIGLAICRSMLEVRGGTLTASNYPDGGALFEMTIPIEAHHD, encoded by the coding sequence ATGGAAGAAGCATTGCAGACGCACGGCCTTGTGAACCCGAAACGGCGCATGTCCGCTCGCCATGAGGGCGGCATCCTCTCGCTCGCCGCCCTCCTCGCAGCCACGGTTTTCTATCTCGATACGTTTACCGATATCCACAGCGCGCTCGCCACGCTCTATGTCATCACCGTGCTTCTGTCGGCGGAAACGCTGACGGAGAAGGGGACGCTGTTCCTGTCGGCGATCTGCGGCGGCCTTGCGATCTTTTCCTATCTGACGGCCCATGGTCTCCAGGCGGATCTCGCGGCGACCCTGCGACTGACCGTGGCGCTCCTGGCCCTTGCGATCACCTGCGCCCTCGTCATCCGAAACCAGCGGGCGCGCCTTCATCTGCTGCGGTCGAACGCCGATCTGCGCAGCAGCGAGGAGCGCTATCGCACCCTGTTCGAGCAGGGTCGGGTAGCCCTCTGGGAGCGCGATTATTCCAAAGTTCGAGAGATGCTGATGCGGTTGCGGGAGGATGGGGTCCGTGACCTCCGTGCCTATGCAAGGGAGCATCCGGCCTTCATCGAAACCTGCATCGCCTGCGTGCCCACGATTGCCGCTAATGCCGCGGCCCTCGAACTTCTCGGCAATGTCGATCCCAAAGTGCGGGCCGGCGACCTACGGGCGATCCGCCGCTATATTGCCCAGGACGATACGACGTTCCTCGATCTTCTGGTCGCGATCTTCGAGGAGAGGCGGCATTTCGAAGGCAGAGGCGCAATCATCACCGCCGATGGCACGAGCAAGCTGGTCCTGCTCACCGTCGGCTTTCCCCGGGATGCGGCCGATTTCAACCGGGTGGTCGTGGGCATGTTCGATATTACCGAGCGCGAGAAGGCGCAGAAGGCGCTGTTCGACGCGCAGGCGGAGCTGGCGCTCGCCTCCCGCGCCGCCACCATCGGCGCCTTGTCGGCATCGCTTGCCCATGAGCTCAACCAGCCGCTCGGCGCCGTCATCGTCAATGCGCAGACACTCCTGCGGTGGCTCGACCGCGATCCCCCGGATCTGGCTGCGGTGTTCCGGTCCGCCGAGCGCATCGTTCGCGACAGCCAGCGCGCGAGCGACATCATCCAGAGCACCCGGTCGATGCTCGGCAACCGCACCCCCGCCTTCGAGCGAGTGTTGCTGCCCGATCTCGTTCTGGAGACGCGGACCCTGCTGGACAACGAGATCGCAAGGGCCAGGACCATCCTCGACGTGGATGCGAAGGCGGCCACGCCCGTGGTTCGCGCGGCTCGCATCGAGTTGCAACAGGTCCTGATCAACCTCATCACCAATTCGCTGCACGCGATGGCGGCGACCCCGGAAGCGGAGCGGCGGATATGGGTGACGATCGACGCTACGGACGCTGCCGGCGCGGTCGTCAGGGTGCGCGACAACGGCCCCGGCCTCAGCCCGGAGGTCTTCAAGAACCTGTTCAAACCCTTCTGCACCACCAAGGAGACCGGTCTCGGCATCGGGCTTGCGATCTGCCGAAGCATGCTGGAGGTGCGCGGCGGAACCTTGACCGCCAGCAACTACCCGGATGGGGGCGCCCTGTTCGAGATGACCATACCCATCGAGGCACATCATGATTGA
- a CDS encoding response regulator transcription factor produces the protein MIDARKPAPDADMPVVYIVDDDPSIREALVDLFLSVRTGAKAFESARQLLDTADLERPGCILLDVRLPGANGLDLQAHLEKLGNRMPIIFMTGHGDIPMTVRAMKAGAVDFLAKPFRDQDILDAVSLALQRDREQREQSAANGAVADLAKTLTRREHEVMAAVVKGLMNKQIAFNLGISEITVKLHRGNVMRKMEARSVAELVRKAELLGL, from the coding sequence ATGATTGATGCGAGAAAACCGGCACCCGACGCTGACATGCCCGTCGTCTACATCGTCGATGACGATCCGTCGATCCGCGAGGCGCTGGTCGATCTCTTCCTGTCTGTGCGCACGGGCGCCAAGGCCTTCGAGAGCGCCCGGCAACTGCTCGACACGGCCGATCTGGAACGGCCTGGCTGCATTCTTCTCGATGTGAGACTTCCCGGCGCCAACGGGCTCGACCTGCAGGCGCATCTGGAGAAGCTGGGTAACCGCATGCCGATCATTTTCATGACCGGGCATGGCGACATACCGATGACGGTGCGCGCCATGAAGGCAGGCGCCGTCGACTTCCTCGCCAAGCCGTTCCGCGATCAGGATATTCTCGATGCGGTCTCGCTGGCGCTTCAGAGGGATCGCGAGCAGCGAGAGCAATCCGCCGCCAACGGCGCCGTTGCCGATCTGGCAAAGACCCTCACCCGCCGCGAACACGAGGTCATGGCCGCCGTCGTAAAAGGCCTCATGAACAAGCAGATCGCCTTCAATCTCGGGATCAGCGAAATCACCGTCAAGCTGCACCGGGGCAATGTCATGCGGAAAATGGAAGCGCGCTCGGTCGCCGAACTGGTGCGCAAGGCCGAGTTGCTGGGACTGTAG
- a CDS encoding response regulator transcription factor has translation MSTTPVIAIVDDDPSIREALDDLVLSCGYRSRLFPSAEAFLADTDRAAIDCMLVDVAMPGLSGIELQAALNATPADKPPMIFMTSYRDERTRAAAMDGGAYAFLGKPVDSDQLVRCLEDALKP, from the coding sequence GTGTCCACCACACCGGTCATAGCCATCGTCGACGACGATCCGTCGATCCGCGAAGCCCTTGACGATCTCGTCCTGTCCTGCGGCTATCGCAGCCGGCTGTTCCCGTCCGCGGAGGCCTTTCTGGCCGATACGGATCGCGCTGCTATCGATTGCATGCTCGTGGATGTCGCCATGCCCGGCTTAAGCGGCATTGAGCTGCAGGCGGCTCTCAACGCGACCCCGGCCGACAAGCCGCCGATGATCTTCATGACCTCATACCGCGACGAGCGGACGCGGGCAGCGGCCATGGATGGCGGCGCTTACGCCTTTCTCGGCAAGCCGGTCGATTCCGACCAGCTCGTCCGCTGTCTCGAAGACGCGCTGAAACCCTGA
- a CDS encoding UBP-type zinc finger domain-containing protein has product MSYQCIHTSTIETVEPRTLGCEECLKTGQVWLHLRLCRECGHVGCCDQSPGRHTTAHFHATRHPIIEGYDPPEGRGWCYVDEIMVDLPNQTPQRGPIPRYD; this is encoded by the coding sequence ATATCCTACCAATGCATCCACACGTCCACGATCGAAACCGTCGAGCCGCGCACGCTCGGTTGCGAGGAATGCCTGAAGACCGGACAGGTCTGGCTGCATCTGAGGCTCTGCCGCGAATGCGGTCATGTCGGCTGTTGCGATCAGTCTCCCGGCCGTCACACTACAGCCCATTTCCATGCGACCCGGCACCCCATCATCGAGGGTTATGACCCACCGGAAGGCCGGGGCTGGTGTTACGTGGACGAAATCATGGTGGACCTGCCGAACCAGACGCCGCAGCGAGGGCCGATCCCGCGTTACGATTGA
- a CDS encoding thiol-disulfide oxidoreductase DCC family protein: MIPTPDLATLPTGPIILFDAECVLCSANAQFVLERDRKAVFRLASMQSEIGKSLYRRHGMDPADPASLLVVDGDRMRRDSDAVLSIYETLGFPWSVVRVFRIVPAALRDPVYRFVARHRYRVFGRRDTCWIAPKHYRDRIL, encoded by the coding sequence ATGATACCGACACCTGATTTAGCGACGCTTCCCACCGGTCCCATCATTCTGTTTGATGCCGAATGCGTCTTGTGCTCGGCGAACGCCCAGTTCGTTCTTGAACGAGACCGCAAGGCCGTGTTCCGGTTGGCTTCCATGCAGAGCGAGATCGGGAAATCCTTGTATCGCAGGCACGGAATGGATCCGGCGGATCCCGCAAGCCTGCTCGTTGTGGATGGAGACCGGATGCGGCGGGACAGCGATGCGGTCCTCAGCATTTACGAGACGCTCGGCTTTCCCTGGTCCGTCGTCCGGGTGTTCCGGATCGTCCCTGCCGCCCTGCGCGATCCCGTCTACCGCTTCGTTGCGCGTCATCGCTACCGCGTCTTCGGCCGGCGCGATACGTGCTGGATAGCCCCGAAACACTACAGGGACCGGATTCTCTGA
- a CDS encoding SDR family oxidoreductase, whose amino-acid sequence MTQLPRAPIVAVLGASGLIGEAICGYLLAQGHQVVPVARRFTPVQNAAWDGLAVQMPLVDAERPALQAAISKLQADVIVNCIGALQDAPGSPAARANRDFVATLVDILRDETGEGNRDGPPGRDPRLLVHVSIPGEGGDDLTDFSREKRAAEATIAGSGLPFIILHPGFVHAEAAYGGSALMRALAVLPFDLPEALASRPFAVTDARDIGRTVEVVLAEWTRGRRAWQSHWDIMETETSTVGSVLAGLARRLAGPKRRIRVPSWMLTTASRAGDLVSWLGWRPPVRSTALVEMARGVTGDPATWRRETGLEPLSGPRTLAMTAATVQERWFARLYMLKAMIVGVLVVFWVVSGGIALTVAFDAATRILTDHGFAEPLAKAITIVTSLMDISIGLAILHRRTCRLGLLAGIGLSLFYMISAALITPDMWIEPLGALVKTGPSIILMMVGLAVLEER is encoded by the coding sequence ATGACCCAGCTACCCCGCGCCCCCATTGTCGCCGTTCTCGGCGCCTCCGGTCTGATCGGTGAGGCGATCTGCGGATACCTTCTGGCGCAAGGCCATCAGGTCGTTCCCGTCGCCCGGCGCTTCACGCCCGTGCAGAATGCCGCCTGGGACGGTCTGGCCGTTCAAATGCCTCTCGTCGATGCGGAGAGACCGGCTTTACAGGCGGCGATCTCAAAACTGCAGGCCGACGTCATCGTCAATTGTATCGGTGCGCTTCAGGATGCGCCGGGTTCGCCGGCCGCGCGGGCCAACCGGGATTTCGTTGCCACGCTCGTCGACATCCTGCGGGACGAGACCGGCGAAGGCAACAGAGATGGGCCGCCGGGCCGGGATCCCCGGCTTCTCGTTCATGTCTCGATCCCCGGAGAAGGGGGGGACGATCTGACGGATTTCAGCCGGGAAAAGCGGGCGGCGGAAGCGACCATCGCTGGGTCCGGCCTGCCCTTTATCATCCTGCACCCGGGCTTTGTTCACGCAGAGGCAGCCTACGGCGGTAGCGCCCTGATGCGCGCCCTGGCGGTTCTCCCGTTCGATCTGCCGGAGGCCCTCGCATCCCGCCCCTTCGCCGTGACGGATGCTCGCGATATCGGCCGCACGGTGGAGGTCGTGCTGGCGGAGTGGACAAGAGGCCGGCGCGCGTGGCAGTCCCACTGGGACATCATGGAAACGGAGACTTCGACGGTCGGTAGCGTGCTCGCGGGGCTGGCGCGCCGCCTTGCCGGGCCGAAACGACGGATCCGAGTGCCGAGCTGGATGCTCACGACTGCAAGCCGGGCTGGCGACCTGGTCTCCTGGCTCGGGTGGCGTCCTCCCGTCCGCTCGACAGCGCTTGTGGAGATGGCACGCGGCGTCACCGGCGATCCTGCAACATGGCGCCGGGAAACGGGCCTCGAGCCGCTCTCGGGGCCTCGCACGCTCGCGATGACGGCAGCGACCGTGCAGGAGCGCTGGTTTGCCCGCCTTTACATGCTCAAGGCGATGATCGTCGGCGTTCTCGTGGTATTCTGGGTCGTCTCTGGCGGCATCGCCCTGACGGTCGCTTTCGATGCGGCGACGCGTATTCTCACAGATCACGGCTTCGCCGAACCCTTGGCAAAGGCGATCACGATCGTCACCAGCTTGATGGACATCTCGATCGGTCTTGCGATCCTCCATCGCCGAACATGTCGTCTTGGCCTCCTCGCAGGGATCGGGCTCTCCCTCTTTTACATGATCTCTGCTGCCCTCATCACCCCCGATATGTGGATCGAACCGCTTGGTGCCCTCGTCAAGACAGGCCCGTCGATCATCCTGATGATGGTCGGGCTGGCTGTACTTGAGGAGCGGTAG
- a CDS encoding DUF2269 family protein, giving the protein MLDYLLLKYLHVLGAIVLLGTGTGIAFFMLMAHRSGDAGFVAKTAGVVVVADMVFTASAVVVQPITGYLLADLMDVPLWEGWLGVALLLYGVAGAFWLPVVWIQTRMRDLALESARAGTALSPAYHRFYRIWFLFGFPGFGSVMAILWLMIAKPGL; this is encoded by the coding sequence ATATTGGACTATCTCCTTCTCAAATATCTGCATGTCCTCGGTGCGATCGTTCTTCTGGGGACGGGAACGGGCATCGCCTTCTTCATGCTGATGGCCCACCGCTCCGGGGATGCCGGATTTGTGGCGAAGACGGCGGGAGTGGTGGTCGTGGCGGATATGGTCTTTACCGCCAGCGCGGTGGTCGTTCAGCCGATCACCGGCTATCTCCTGGCGGATCTGATGGACGTTCCCCTTTGGGAAGGCTGGCTCGGGGTGGCACTCCTGCTCTACGGGGTGGCCGGCGCCTTCTGGTTGCCTGTTGTCTGGATACAGACGCGCATGCGTGACCTCGCTCTGGAGTCCGCCCGTGCTGGAACAGCGCTTTCCCCGGCTTATCACCGTTTCTACCGCATCTGGTTTCTGTTCGGCTTTCCGGGCTTCGGCTCCGTGATGGCCATCCTCTGGCTCATGATTGCAAAGCCCGGACTATGA